A window of Chitinophaga sp. MM2321 contains these coding sequences:
- a CDS encoding glycoside hydrolase family 76 protein → MKHTRYFMVVLALAFASCLKEPVDDGPGPNPEKAHYAFDWAMIADSTQNALTGNFWNQEKYFNENSAGKTNFNYWPNAHALDVLVDGYLRKNDPAIKKRMDDLLDGVKAKNGNTYINYFYDDMEWMTLACLRAYEATADPRYKDVAVLLWNDIKGGWDEVWGGGIHWNKDKSKNYKNTPANAPACIIACRMYGVSQQPDDLMWAKKIYDWQKSNLVDPATGMVWDGLNQDGSGTVNKSWLFTYNQGVFIGAGVELYKLTGEAMYINDAVRTANNALGGNFTKNNILKEEGGGDGGLFKGVLVRYLMLLITDGSLSSTDAAKYASFLQLNAETLWLQGTSRPQLLFNTNWQTTSTTSDLTTQLSGAMVIEAAARLKEMGLLK, encoded by the coding sequence ATGAAGCATACACGATATTTTATGGTAGTATTGGCATTAGCATTCGCATCCTGTTTAAAAGAGCCGGTAGACGATGGTCCCGGTCCGAATCCGGAGAAAGCGCATTACGCCTTTGATTGGGCCATGATCGCCGATTCCACACAGAATGCCCTTACCGGCAATTTCTGGAACCAGGAAAAGTATTTCAATGAAAACAGCGCAGGCAAAACAAACTTTAACTACTGGCCCAATGCACATGCACTGGATGTACTGGTAGATGGTTATCTGCGCAAAAATGACCCTGCGATCAAAAAGCGGATGGATGACTTGCTGGACGGCGTAAAAGCAAAGAACGGCAACACTTACATCAACTACTTTTATGATGATATGGAATGGATGACACTGGCCTGTTTGCGCGCATACGAAGCCACCGCCGATCCCCGTTATAAAGATGTGGCCGTATTATTATGGAACGATATCAAAGGCGGTTGGGATGAAGTATGGGGTGGTGGTATTCACTGGAACAAGGATAAAAGCAAGAACTATAAGAATACACCCGCTAATGCCCCCGCCTGTATCATTGCTTGCAGGATGTATGGGGTAAGTCAGCAGCCGGATGACCTGATGTGGGCAAAGAAAATTTATGACTGGCAGAAAAGCAACCTGGTAGATCCTGCCACCGGTATGGTGTGGGACGGACTTAACCAGGACGGCAGCGGTACCGTGAATAAGAGCTGGCTGTTTACCTACAACCAGGGCGTATTTATAGGTGCAGGTGTTGAATTGTATAAGCTCACCGGCGAGGCCATGTATATCAACGATGCGGTGAGAACCGCGAATAATGCATTGGGCGGCAATTTCACGAAGAATAATATCCTGAAAGAAGAAGGTGGTGGTGATGGCGGTTTATTCAAAGGTGTGCTGGTGCGTTACCTGATGTTGCTGATTACCGATGGAAGTCTGAGTAGTACCGATGCTGCAAAATATGCCAGCTTCCTGCAACTGAATGCCGAAACCCTTTGGCTGCAAGGTACTTCCAGGCCGCAGCTGCTCTTTAACACCAACTGGCAGACCACCAGTACTACCAGCGATCTCACAACACAACTGAGTGGCGCCATGGTCATAGAAGCGGCGGCGAGGTTAAAAGAAATGGGACTGCTTAAATAA
- a CDS encoding glycoside hydrolase family 76 protein: protein MLRRTIITLCCLLYAAGGFAQTNAQRADELHAAVYKYLYNSKTKLFIQTSDPAKNNNLHADLWGLCALIQAANEMERLHPGKSYMQPVVAAIDQYYDPIPPAPGYASYVVSERREDRYYDDNQWIGIAYLDAWQRTRKKSFMQKGDEIYRFMMTGYDTITGGGLYWKEGDKTTKNTCSNGPGILLALQLYEATHKKAYLDTAMLLYNWVNKYLRDPQGVYWDAIKPEEHNRIDSAVYTYNTGTMLEANVKLYRITRNAQYLKEAQTIAAGSYARFFHNGRFNSSYWFNAVLLRGYEALYKVDNDKRYINAMQTYADNVWEQDRDKRNNMLGKRPEKELLGQAGMMEIYARLATL, encoded by the coding sequence GTGTTGAGAAGAACCATTATTACGTTATGCTGTCTGTTGTATGCAGCCGGTGGCTTTGCGCAAACCAATGCGCAACGGGCAGATGAGCTGCATGCAGCGGTGTATAAATATCTGTATAACAGCAAAACAAAGTTATTTATTCAAACCAGTGATCCGGCGAAGAATAATAACCTGCATGCAGATCTTTGGGGTCTCTGTGCCCTGATTCAGGCCGCCAATGAAATGGAGCGCCTGCATCCGGGAAAGTCGTATATGCAGCCGGTGGTAGCCGCCATTGATCAGTATTACGATCCTATTCCGCCGGCACCGGGCTATGCATCCTATGTGGTGAGCGAAAGGCGGGAGGACCGCTACTACGACGACAATCAGTGGATCGGTATTGCCTACCTGGATGCCTGGCAACGTACCCGGAAAAAATCGTTTATGCAGAAGGGTGATGAAATTTACCGGTTTATGATGACGGGCTACGATACCATTACCGGCGGCGGTTTGTACTGGAAAGAAGGGGATAAGACCACCAAAAATACCTGTTCCAATGGCCCGGGTATCCTGCTGGCGTTGCAGTTGTATGAAGCCACCCATAAGAAAGCCTACCTCGATACCGCCATGCTTTTATACAATTGGGTAAATAAGTACCTGCGTGATCCGCAGGGCGTTTATTGGGATGCCATCAAGCCGGAAGAGCATAACCGTATTGATTCTGCGGTGTATACCTATAATACAGGAACTATGCTGGAAGCCAATGTAAAGCTGTATCGTATTACGCGGAATGCGCAGTACCTGAAGGAAGCACAGACGATTGCAGCCGGCAGTTATGCGCGTTTTTTCCATAATGGCAGGTTTAATTCTTCCTATTGGTTTAATGCGGTGCTGCTGCGGGGATATGAGGCGCTGTATAAAGTAGATAATGATAAACGCTATATCAATGCCATGCAGACGTATGCGGATAATGTTTGGGAGCAGGATCGTGATAAACGTAATAACATGTTGGGTAAGCGCCCCGAAAAGGAATTGCTTGGACAGGCAGGGATGATGGAGATCTATGCCAGGTTAGCAACGCTGTAA
- a CDS encoding TonB-dependent receptor, translating to MIKLFSSILILCFAQLCLAQNTFRAVIKDADTKAPMAGATAVLAGTSKGAKADNNGIVTINGIPNGKHVIICSFLGYQEKTDTFSFPLTADSVVVFLDHAGEEMEEVVISSTRSNRSIEDIPTRVEFIAGEELEEKANMKPGDIRMMLNESTGIQTQQVSATSANSSIRIQGLDGRYTQILKDGFPLYAGFSGGLGLLQTPPLDLKQVEVIKGSASTLYGGGAIAGLVNLISKAPTEERELRFLLNGTSAGGLDINGYYGQRFDKVGVTIYASRNSNKPYDPSNTGFTAIPEFERYVINPKLFVYFSPKTKMNLGLNFITEDRTGGDILYIKGRGDSTHSYYEKNKSNRFSTQFAFDHQFSEGNSLTVKNSVNSFKRKISIPDYTFDGQQWSSYTEATYSHQRENTDWVAGINLYTDNFKEEQTDTLPGRNYDQHTLGAFVQNTWKANAWLQLETGLRGDYVVDYGLVLLPRLSALFKISPKLSSRLGGGLGYKTPTIFTEETERIQYKSVLPINPDANKLEKSYGVNFDFNYKTALFDDKVSFSINQLFFYTRINDPLLLNSVPGNLYRLENVKGFIDTKGWETNVKFGYDDFKLFIGYTFTDAQLNDNGTKRENPLTARHRLNNVLMYEMEDKWKLGLEAYYYSKQALSDGTTGKPYWICGFMAERLWERFSLFINFENFMDTRQTRFDSIYTGTVTHPVFRDIYAPLDGFVVNGGLKLKL from the coding sequence TCTGGCTGGCACCAGTAAAGGTGCAAAAGCAGACAACAATGGAATAGTAACCATTAATGGTATTCCTAATGGGAAGCACGTCATTATCTGTAGTTTTTTGGGATACCAGGAGAAGACTGATACATTTTCTTTTCCGTTAACCGCTGACTCGGTGGTTGTTTTCCTGGATCACGCCGGAGAAGAGATGGAAGAAGTGGTTATTTCTTCTACCAGAAGTAACCGTAGTATAGAGGATATTCCCACCCGCGTTGAATTTATAGCCGGGGAAGAGCTGGAAGAGAAAGCGAATATGAAGCCTGGTGATATCCGGATGATGCTCAATGAAAGCACTGGTATTCAAACGCAACAGGTTTCGGCCACGTCTGCCAACTCCAGTATCCGTATACAAGGTCTTGATGGCCGCTATACACAGATTCTTAAAGACGGATTTCCCTTATATGCCGGATTTTCGGGAGGCTTGGGGCTATTGCAAACCCCGCCGCTGGACCTGAAGCAGGTAGAAGTGATCAAAGGATCTGCCTCTACGCTGTATGGTGGAGGTGCCATTGCAGGGTTAGTAAACCTGATATCAAAAGCACCAACGGAGGAACGGGAACTGCGATTCCTGCTCAATGGTACATCTGCGGGAGGGCTGGACATTAATGGTTATTATGGCCAACGGTTCGACAAGGTAGGGGTAACAATCTATGCTTCCCGGAATAGTAACAAACCCTATGATCCTTCCAACACAGGGTTTACGGCTATTCCTGAATTTGAGCGGTATGTTATCAATCCGAAGCTGTTTGTGTATTTCAGCCCAAAGACCAAAATGAATCTGGGATTAAATTTCATCACCGAGGACCGGACCGGTGGCGACATCCTTTATATTAAAGGACGGGGAGACAGTACCCACAGCTATTATGAGAAGAATAAGAGTAATCGTTTCTCCACACAATTTGCCTTTGATCATCAGTTTAGCGAAGGAAACAGTCTGACTGTAAAAAATTCCGTGAACAGCTTTAAGCGAAAAATTTCCATTCCGGATTATACTTTTGATGGCCAGCAGTGGTCCTCATATACGGAAGCTACGTATAGCCATCAACGGGAGAATACAGACTGGGTTGCAGGTATCAATCTATATACCGATAATTTTAAGGAAGAGCAGACGGATACCCTTCCGGGGCGGAATTATGATCAGCATACACTGGGCGCTTTTGTTCAGAATACCTGGAAAGCTAATGCCTGGCTGCAGTTAGAAACCGGTCTGCGGGGCGATTATGTGGTTGACTATGGCTTGGTGCTGCTACCCCGTCTATCTGCCTTGTTTAAAATATCACCGAAACTTTCATCCAGACTGGGCGGTGGCCTCGGATATAAAACGCCTACAATTTTCACAGAGGAAACAGAACGCATCCAGTATAAATCCGTATTGCCCATAAATCCTGATGCCAATAAGCTGGAGAAATCTTATGGCGTAAACTTTGATTTTAATTATAAAACGGCCTTGTTTGATGATAAAGTGAGTTTCAGTATAAATCAACTCTTCTTCTACACCCGTATTAATGATCCTTTATTACTCAACAGTGTCCCGGGTAATTTATACAGATTGGAAAATGTGAAGGGATTTATAGATACCAAAGGCTGGGAAACAAATGTCAAATTCGGTTACGATGATTTTAAACTATTTATTGGTTATACTTTTACGGATGCGCAATTAAATGATAACGGCACAAAGAGAGAAAACCCGCTTACGGCACGTCATCGGCTGAATAATGTATTGATGTACGAAATGGAAGATAAGTGGAAGCTTGGACTGGAAGCCTACTACTACAGCAAGCAGGCGCTCAGTGATGGCACTACCGGCAAGCCTTACTGGATATGCGGATTCATGGCAGAACGTTTATGGGAACGGTTTTCTTTGTTTATAAACTTTGAAAACTTCATGGATACCCGGCAAACCCGTTTCGATAGTATATATACCGGAACTGTCACGCATCCGGTGTTTAGAGATATCTATGCTCCGCTGGATGGTTTCGTTGTAAATGGTGGATTGAAATTAAAATTATGA
- a CDS encoding N-6 DNA methylase yields the protein MDLLGRYYTAELFSELLVNTFSTKEPTSILELGVGGGSLIKAALSRWANASYYVADVDHNSLEKIKEELPFINTFHIDTIKENVSEKLNLKNGSVDIAICNPPYLKVRNELCYDSLFHDANLDACRKLRILTSDIIFLAKNLQLVKANGEIGIILPDSLITGKEFENFRAALIQEYHIKGIIQLPENIFPKTEALTHILYIEKQKPLKPNTTLFLSDNKGTIINSIDVDHASLVDRMDFKFHSWQASFKRCKRQTLALRDLSADVQRGSLTHKELKNSGKSYVHTTNMVHMEKCLRLKSSKIIEGKFRLTQKGDILLSRVGNIGKVSMVTQGKALYSDCIYRIRVAPEHRDQVWNALISEVGQSWLQAISHGVCAKVISKNDILNFPINV from the coding sequence ATGGATTTATTAGGGAGATATTATACGGCAGAATTATTTTCTGAGCTTTTAGTAAACACTTTTTCTACTAAGGAGCCCACATCAATTTTGGAACTTGGAGTAGGTGGCGGTTCCTTAATAAAAGCTGCCTTAAGTAGGTGGGCCAATGCGTCTTATTATGTGGCTGACGTGGATCATAATTCCCTAGAAAAGATAAAAGAGGAATTGCCTTTTATCAATACTTTTCATATTGACACTATTAAAGAAAATGTATCTGAGAAATTAAATCTCAAAAATGGATCTGTTGACATTGCGATCTGCAATCCACCTTATCTCAAGGTAAGAAATGAACTGTGCTATGATAGCTTATTTCATGATGCTAACTTAGATGCCTGTAGAAAATTAAGGATTTTAACATCAGACATTATCTTCTTAGCGAAGAATTTGCAATTAGTAAAAGCCAATGGTGAAATTGGAATAATTCTGCCTGATAGCCTTATCACAGGGAAAGAATTTGAGAACTTTAGGGCAGCGTTAATTCAGGAATACCATATTAAGGGAATTATACAATTACCCGAAAATATTTTCCCTAAAACGGAAGCCCTAACACATATACTATATATCGAAAAGCAAAAGCCCCTAAAGCCTAATACAACGTTGTTTCTATCAGATAATAAAGGCACCATTATCAATTCTATTGATGTTGATCATGCCTCTTTGGTAGATAGAATGGATTTTAAATTTCATTCTTGGCAAGCTTCATTTAAGAGATGTAAACGCCAAACACTAGCCTTAAGGGATTTAAGTGCAGATGTTCAACGAGGTAGTTTAACACATAAAGAATTAAAAAATTCAGGTAAATCTTATGTACATACTACTAATATGGTGCACATGGAAAAATGCTTACGCTTAAAATCCAGCAAAATTATTGAAGGGAAATTTCGGCTCACCCAAAAAGGAGACATTTTATTGTCGAGAGTAGGTAATATTGGAAAAGTTTCAATGGTCACACAAGGGAAAGCATTATATTCCGATTGTATTTATAGAATTAGAGTGGCACCAGAACATCGTGATCAAGTTTGGAATGCTCTTATTTCAGAGGTGGGACAAAGCTGGCTACAGGCAATATCTCATGGGGTTTGTGCGAAGGTTATAAGTAAAAATGATATATTAAACTTCCCAATCAATGTTTGA
- a CDS encoding SusE domain-containing protein, translating to MKQYIITACSILSILFTACKKDNYTLNTNMQPVEKLTAPLDNKYIKLQPTTSASVSFEWDQARAEDGSLVLYEVAFDKEGGDFSSPVAKFAADGGGVQNKLTLSHKDLNSIAGKAGIASLATGKIKWTVLASKGYNIQPAAESKLIEVERPNGFAEIPLDVFLTGEATEAGTDLAKAIKLKAVSPGVYEVYTSLKNGKYHFVNRNTGTPSTYSISGTAVKEGGESEQTTGTKVYRLRLDFNNAAAASTEITGIGLWFAPLNKFIYDLSYEGNSIWAFRNQPITFKQESWGRDERYKFRVAVIGSDGTPGEEWFGSSNADNNRPTAGTPLSFWEFHPISNNDQWNYCYKFASEADNKNCDVIVTFAPDKNYTHEVIVK from the coding sequence ATGAAGCAATATATTATCACAGCATGTTCCATTTTAAGCATACTGTTTACTGCTTGTAAAAAGGACAACTATACACTTAATACCAATATGCAGCCGGTGGAAAAACTCACCGCTCCTTTGGATAATAAATACATAAAGCTGCAACCTACAACCAGTGCGAGCGTGAGCTTTGAATGGGATCAGGCGCGTGCAGAAGACGGTTCGCTGGTATTATATGAAGTAGCTTTTGATAAAGAGGGTGGCGACTTCTCTTCACCCGTAGCAAAGTTTGCTGCAGACGGAGGCGGGGTACAGAATAAGCTCACCTTATCTCACAAAGATCTTAACAGCATTGCCGGGAAAGCTGGTATTGCTTCACTGGCTACCGGTAAAATAAAATGGACGGTACTGGCATCCAAAGGATACAACATTCAGCCAGCGGCGGAGTCAAAACTGATTGAAGTAGAAAGGCCAAATGGTTTTGCTGAAATTCCGCTGGATGTTTTCCTGACAGGAGAAGCCACGGAAGCGGGTACTGACCTGGCCAAGGCCATCAAGCTGAAAGCTGTTTCCCCGGGTGTATACGAAGTGTATACTTCTCTGAAAAATGGTAAATATCATTTCGTCAACAGGAACACCGGCACGCCCAGCACTTATTCTATCAGCGGAACAGCTGTAAAGGAAGGGGGTGAATCAGAACAAACAACAGGTACCAAAGTATACCGCCTGCGGCTGGATTTCAACAATGCAGCAGCAGCAAGTACAGAGATAACCGGTATCGGGCTTTGGTTTGCGCCGCTGAACAAGTTTATCTACGACCTGTCTTATGAAGGCAACAGCATCTGGGCGTTCCGTAATCAGCCGATCACTTTCAAACAAGAATCGTGGGGTCGTGATGAACGTTACAAATTCCGTGTAGCCGTAATAGGTAGTGATGGTACGCCCGGTGAAGAATGGTTTGGCAGTTCCAATGCAGATAATAACCGTCCTACTGCGGGTACTCCGCTCAGCTTCTGGGAGTTTCATCCAATCAGCAATAACGACCAGTGGAATTATTGCTACAAATTTGCATCAGAAGCAGATAATAAAAACTGTGACGTAATCGTAACTTTTGCGCCTGACAAAAATTACACCCACGAAGTGATTGTTAAATAA
- a CDS encoding carbohydrate-binding protein, with the protein MRLILFLLLAFVQLTVYGQTAAPAGKKGERSTEFKMKEGSYLSFTQVNLSLGEIGFKVEVACEHKKSNAKLEFRIDKPKGKIIGTLDIPYTGDSTYALKLTGNLRHAEGVHDLYLVARGEIAFSITSFSFIYNY; encoded by the coding sequence ATGCGGCTAATCCTTTTTCTTTTGCTTGCCTTTGTGCAGTTGACTGTCTATGGACAGACGGCTGCCCCGGCGGGTAAAAAGGGGGAGCGTTCAACGGAATTTAAGATGAAGGAAGGGAGTTATCTGAGCTTTACGCAGGTGAACCTCAGCCTGGGTGAAATTGGTTTTAAAGTAGAAGTAGCCTGTGAGCATAAAAAGAGCAATGCAAAGCTGGAGTTCCGGATCGACAAACCCAAGGGCAAAATTATCGGCACGCTGGATATTCCCTATACAGGCGACAGCACCTACGCCCTGAAGCTCACCGGCAACCTCCGACATGCAGAAGGAGTACATGATCTGTACCTGGTAGCACGCGGTGAGATCGCCTTTAGCATTACATCTTTCTCCTTTATTTATAATTATTGA